In the Halococcus hamelinensis 100A6 genome, one interval contains:
- a CDS encoding MFS transporter, translating to MSQRREGTETSDADTASLRDNVDFLRLLFGRFVTNAGDSLYTIAGTWLVYDLTGSSFYTGLASALLLLPPALQFVSGPLVDRWPLVRTLVWTQLVQAGLILSIPLAAYFDRLSVGLVLVVIPALSLLNQFVYPAQNAALPRIVAESQLTRANSAFSFANQGTNMVFDALGGVLIAAVGTVSLFVLDSVTFVVATLSFVGVRVPERTETSDRATAIDVSGYPSDLRDGVRWLRGTVFAEMMLTTAVTNFGTGVMLAVLPGFAAVRGGSILYGALLGAIGAGGLLGALVASRLAHIGYGTLRIVGLGVGFVLWVAAVYSPWPALSVVLFAITGIPIGVTNVMGQTLIQTVAPEELLGRVTSVDASVSTLTVPVGSFLGGIVGSRVGVVTTMAVAAFGFAFVSLYFAIRPRLRSLPAMDDIDRGEFGTRERPSSASRDPD from the coding sequence ATGAGCCAGCGACGGGAGGGAACGGAGACCTCGGACGCGGATACGGCCTCCCTCCGGGACAACGTGGATTTCCTCCGTCTGCTGTTCGGGCGGTTCGTCACGAACGCCGGCGATAGTCTCTATACGATCGCCGGGACGTGGCTGGTCTACGACCTCACGGGGTCGAGTTTCTACACCGGTCTGGCGAGCGCGCTGCTCCTCCTGCCGCCGGCACTGCAGTTCGTCTCCGGGCCACTCGTCGACCGGTGGCCGCTCGTCCGGACCCTCGTGTGGACGCAACTCGTCCAGGCCGGCCTCATCCTGTCGATACCCCTCGCAGCATACTTCGACCGCCTCTCCGTCGGGTTGGTCCTGGTAGTGATCCCGGCCCTCTCGCTCCTGAACCAGTTCGTCTACCCCGCTCAGAACGCGGCACTCCCCCGGATCGTCGCGGAGAGTCAGCTCACGCGCGCCAATTCGGCGTTCTCGTTCGCCAATCAGGGGACGAACATGGTCTTCGACGCGCTCGGCGGCGTCCTCATCGCCGCGGTCGGCACCGTCTCGCTGTTCGTGCTCGATTCGGTCACGTTCGTGGTCGCAACCCTCTCGTTCGTCGGTGTTCGGGTTCCGGAACGCACCGAGACGAGCGACCGAGCGACTGCGATCGACGTTTCCGGCTATCCCTCCGACCTCCGCGATGGCGTTCGGTGGCTTCGGGGAACGGTCTTCGCCGAGATGATGCTCACCACGGCGGTCACCAACTTCGGGACCGGTGTGATGCTCGCCGTACTGCCGGGGTTCGCCGCGGTTCGTGGCGGCTCGATACTCTACGGAGCACTGCTCGGCGCGATCGGCGCGGGTGGCCTCCTCGGGGCGCTGGTCGCGTCTCGATTGGCCCATATCGGATATGGCACTCTCCGGATCGTCGGGCTCGGGGTCGGATTCGTCCTCTGGGTCGCCGCGGTCTACTCCCCGTGGCCAGCGCTCTCGGTCGTCCTGTTCGCGATAACCGGGATCCCGATCGGTGTCACGAACGTGATGGGTCAGACGCTCATCCAGACGGTCGCTCCGGAGGAGCTCCTCGGCAGGGTCACGTCCGTCGACGCGAGCGTCTCCACGCTCACGGTCCCTGTCGGTTCGTTCCTCGGCGGAATCGTGGGCAGTCGGGTCGGTGTCGTCACGACGATGGCTGTAGCTGCATTCGGATTCGCGTTCGTGAGTCTCTACTTCGCGATCCGTCCCCGTCTACGCTCCCTCCCGGCGATGGACGATATCGACCGAGGGGAATTCGGAACTCGTGAGAGACCGTCGTCGGCGTCGCGGGATCCCGACTGA
- a CDS encoding universal stress protein: METILVVVASDEPNEALLAEADRHVTGTESRVVLCCVNTEGFRQNTIQRRSRAGREAGEIDQHAAETAAAEIAADTFGDDVQYDVVGIADDSADEILAVADEHDCDHVFIDAQSRTAVGKAVFGDVAQQVILQFDGPVTVTTGS; the protein is encoded by the coding sequence ATGGAGACCATCCTGGTCGTCGTCGCGAGCGACGAGCCGAACGAGGCTCTGCTGGCGGAGGCCGACCGACACGTCACGGGGACCGAATCGAGGGTCGTCCTCTGTTGTGTCAACACCGAGGGCTTCCGCCAGAACACTATCCAGCGCCGAAGCAGGGCCGGCCGGGAGGCCGGCGAGATCGACCAACACGCCGCCGAGACGGCCGCGGCCGAGATCGCCGCCGACACCTTCGGCGACGACGTCCAGTACGACGTGGTCGGAATCGCCGACGACAGCGCCGACGAGATACTCGCGGTGGCCGACGAGCACGACTGCGACCACGTCTTCATCGACGCACAGAGCCGAACGGCGGTCGGGAAAGCGGTCTTCGGGGACGTCGCACAACAGGTCATCCTCCAGTTCGACGGGCCGGTCACCGTCACGACCGGGTCGTGA
- a CDS encoding Nramp family divalent metal transporter: MSEHSSGNDESRPSGDPTAEYREPPRTWRGVLKYLGPSFATLAIVIGSGELIGTTATGAEVGIVVLWFLLISLFIKVGIQYIIAKYAMLENKTPHRIFDEVPGKIFGHSWSYWFIVIKWFFSDNIQYMGVFFGAATLLHYLSGQTIPILLCTLIVLVGVTIPALREYDFVEDFSTVLVMILVVVTVAAAVLSFFSPFALSAGDIAYGLSFNIPDSGFYIIFGVIGITGVGTGEIIGYALFVNKAGYGKLAGERGSEGWKDRMQGWLRVLGADVGLTVILEAFVTTSFFIIGASILANSGAYPDGAQLAVYLAGAYQELFGPFGYWILIIGGFFALYSTIFGKLNLLTEVWPDILNQTERFSDLDMRRVALFVGIVSPIIWLVGGTVTGSIVALLFLGGFINTMALFPEIVTAMWILYKDDERDPEFQFSLPAKALGWASLIATFVMLAAVLVLQI, from the coding sequence ATGAGCGAACACAGCAGCGGGAACGATGAGTCTCGACCGTCGGGTGACCCGACGGCGGAGTACCGTGAACCGCCACGAACTTGGCGAGGCGTACTGAAATATCTCGGACCGTCCTTCGCGACCCTCGCGATCGTCATCGGCTCCGGCGAGCTGATCGGGACGACCGCGACGGGGGCGGAGGTCGGGATCGTCGTGCTCTGGTTCCTCCTCATCAGCCTCTTCATCAAGGTCGGGATCCAGTACATCATCGCGAAGTACGCGATGTTGGAGAACAAGACGCCCCATCGGATCTTCGACGAGGTCCCCGGGAAGATATTCGGCCACAGTTGGTCGTACTGGTTCATCGTGATCAAGTGGTTCTTCTCCGACAACATCCAGTACATGGGGGTGTTCTTCGGGGCTGCGACGCTGTTGCACTACCTGAGTGGCCAGACGATCCCGATCCTCCTTTGTACGTTGATCGTACTCGTCGGCGTGACCATCCCGGCGCTCCGCGAGTACGACTTCGTCGAGGACTTCTCGACGGTGCTCGTGATGATCCTGGTCGTCGTCACGGTCGCGGCGGCGGTGCTCTCCTTCTTCTCGCCGTTCGCGCTCTCGGCCGGCGACATCGCCTACGGGCTCTCGTTCAACATCCCGGACAGCGGCTTCTACATCATCTTCGGCGTGATCGGGATCACGGGCGTCGGCACCGGCGAGATCATCGGTTACGCGCTGTTCGTCAACAAAGCGGGCTACGGGAAGCTCGCGGGGGAGCGGGGCTCCGAGGGCTGGAAGGACCGGATGCAGGGCTGGCTCCGTGTGCTCGGGGCCGACGTTGGCCTCACCGTGATCCTCGAAGCGTTCGTGACGACCTCCTTTTTCATCATCGGGGCGTCGATCCTCGCGAACTCGGGGGCCTACCCCGACGGCGCACAGCTGGCCGTCTACCTCGCCGGCGCGTATCAGGAGCTGTTCGGACCGTTCGGCTACTGGATCCTGATCATCGGCGGGTTCTTCGCGCTCTACTCCACCATCTTCGGGAAGCTCAACCTCCTCACCGAGGTCTGGCCCGACATCCTCAACCAGACCGAGCGGTTCTCCGACCTCGACATGCGCCGGGTCGCGCTGTTCGTCGGCATCGTCTCGCCGATCATCTGGCTCGTGGGCGGGACCGTCACGGGCTCGATCGTCGCGCTCCTCTTCCTCGGCGGGTTCATCAACACGATGGCGCTCTTCCCGGAGATCGTCACCGCGATGTGGATCCTCTATAAGGACGACGAGCGCGACCCCGAGTTCCAGTTCTCGCTGCCCGCGAAGGCCCTCGGGTGGGCCTCGCTGATCGCGACCTTCGTGATGCTGGCGGCCGTGCTGGTACTCCAGATCTGA
- a CDS encoding Ldh family oxidoreductase, which yields MESSGPATRLDHDQLETFSAAVLREAGLGDDHAATVAEGVVDASRRGIDTHGVVRLDPYVEAVERGGINPDPDVSVTESGAGAAVVDGDDGPGQVTTMRGMETAMALAEEAGSAFVGVRNSNHFGAASFYTNHAAERGYIAIAMTHAGPSVAPFGGADPYLGTNPLSFSLPSDDFPITLDMATSVTAKGSVMVAEDEGREIPPEWAIDEEGDPITDPEAFHALRPMGGPKGYGLAFFVDAMCGVLLDADFGDEVAGMYDSLDAPQRAGHVVCAIDVDAFTDLDGFVDRMGRLATGVKGVRTAEDVDEVLLPGEPEARTKTDRLEAGIPVSGSLLESLEALADRYDLELT from the coding sequence ATGGAATCATCGGGCCCGGCGACGCGTCTCGACCACGACCAGTTGGAAACCTTCAGTGCGGCCGTACTTCGCGAAGCGGGTCTGGGGGACGACCACGCGGCGACCGTCGCCGAGGGCGTCGTCGACGCGAGCCGCCGCGGGATCGACACCCACGGCGTGGTCAGACTCGACCCCTACGTCGAGGCGGTCGAGCGCGGCGGCATCAACCCCGACCCCGACGTCTCGGTGACCGAATCGGGCGCGGGAGCGGCGGTCGTGGACGGCGACGACGGTCCCGGCCAGGTCACGACGATGCGTGGAATGGAGACGGCGATGGCCCTCGCCGAGGAGGCGGGCAGCGCGTTCGTCGGGGTCCGGAACAGCAACCACTTCGGCGCGGCGTCGTTCTACACCAACCACGCCGCCGAGCGGGGCTACATCGCCATCGCGATGACCCACGCGGGCCCGAGCGTCGCGCCGTTCGGCGGGGCCGACCCCTACCTCGGAACGAACCCGCTCTCGTTCAGCCTTCCCAGCGATGACTTTCCGATCACCCTCGACATGGCGACGAGCGTGACGGCGAAGGGGAGCGTCATGGTCGCCGAGGACGAGGGTCGCGAGATCCCCCCCGAGTGGGCGATCGACGAGGAGGGCGACCCGATCACCGACCCCGAGGCGTTCCACGCGCTGCGGCCGATGGGTGGCCCGAAGGGCTACGGGCTGGCCTTCTTCGTCGACGCGATGTGTGGCGTGCTGCTCGACGCCGACTTCGGCGACGAGGTGGCCGGGATGTACGACAGCCTCGATGCGCCCCAGCGCGCGGGTCACGTCGTCTGTGCCATCGACGTGGACGCGTTCACCGACCTTGACGGGTTCGTCGACCGGATGGGGCGGCTGGCGACCGGCGTCAAGGGCGTTCGAACCGCCGAGGACGTCGACGAGGTCCTCCTGCCGGGCGAACCCGAGGCGCGAACCAAGACCGACCGGCTCGAAGCCGGGATCCCGGTCTCGGGGAGCCTGCTGGAGAGCCTCGAAGCGCTCGCCGACCGATACGACCTCGAACTGACCTGA
- a CDS encoding mandelate racemase/muconate lactonizing enzyme family protein: MTADFRITGYETRVLEVPERTIGDSQTHVFETDELDYLYLELATDAGVTGVGIDLVELRAPGRPSTETLHSRVDDVVGEVVGENPLALLNRRTRNRGGVHNFYSSGSYGPGVGVLLNMALWDAAAKFFEQPLAEFMGATDDSAPIYASGLSFGNDDETTREVYEGFAEVGGFDAAKVKVGYDTVDEDIDRIELVDDVFGGLDTLMIDPNEAWTPKETLRKVQAIQDVGFDLYWIEDPVFRHDDDGMRRVREGLSDVNLTVGEYVGFEGKHGLLDAGAVDILNLQGLSAASDASTLAEPTGIDVAMSTDHGTDAMAVHAGLALPDVTYVECCSHALLDHSEEPYVVEDGRVSITDTPGHGVAFDEETLESHSR, from the coding sequence ATGACCGCCGACTTCCGGATCACGGGCTACGAGACGCGCGTTCTCGAAGTCCCCGAACGCACTATCGGCGACTCCCAGACCCACGTCTTCGAGACCGACGAACTCGATTACCTCTACCTCGAACTCGCAACCGACGCCGGCGTCACCGGGGTCGGGATCGACCTGGTCGAACTCCGGGCCCCCGGACGCCCCTCGACCGAGACCCTCCACAGTCGCGTCGATGACGTGGTCGGCGAGGTCGTCGGCGAGAACCCGCTCGCCCTCCTCAACCGACGGACCCGCAACCGGGGCGGCGTCCACAACTTCTACTCCAGCGGCTCCTACGGTCCGGGCGTCGGCGTGCTGCTGAACATGGCGCTCTGGGACGCGGCGGCGAAGTTCTTCGAGCAGCCCCTCGCCGAGTTCATGGGGGCCACCGACGACTCGGCCCCGATCTACGCCAGCGGGCTCTCGTTCGGCAACGACGACGAGACCACCCGCGAGGTCTACGAGGGCTTCGCCGAGGTGGGTGGCTTCGACGCCGCGAAGGTGAAGGTGGGCTACGACACCGTCGACGAGGACATCGACCGGATCGAACTCGTCGACGACGTCTTCGGCGGGCTCGACACCCTGATGATCGATCCGAACGAGGCCTGGACCCCGAAGGAAACCCTCCGGAAAGTGCAGGCGATCCAGGACGTCGGCTTCGACCTCTACTGGATCGAGGACCCGGTCTTCCGCCACGACGACGACGGGATGCGCCGGGTCCGCGAGGGGCTCTCGGACGTCAACCTCACCGTCGGCGAGTACGTCGGCTTCGAGGGCAAACACGGCCTGCTCGACGCCGGCGCGGTCGACATCCTCAACCTCCAGGGACTCTCGGCGGCCAGCGACGCCTCGACGCTCGCCGAACCCACCGGCATCGACGTCGCGATGAGCACCGACCACGGCACCGACGCGATGGCGGTCCACGCCGGCCTCGCGCTCCCCGACGTCACCTACGTCGAGTGCTGCAGCCACGCCTTGCTCGACCACAGCGAGGAGCCATACGTCGTCGAGGACGGTCGGGTGAGCATCACCGACACCCCAGGCCACGGCGTCGCGTTCGACGAGGAGACCCTCGAAAGCCACAGCCGATAA
- a CDS encoding mannonate dehydratase, which produces MARQPTQETVKPGVRVGVRTRSLSPDRLGFIRQLGATDVFVDHADTEEEPDDFNDRDGTATLAVGRDSIPSVEELTAARERIEDADLRLTGIQSLPYSLYGDIMFDRDGKEEALDQITTLVENLGEAGVPILGYQWNPRGVVPMRTESVELRGGADGTGFDLDELEGFDDTDGLAPGLDRAYTEEEFWEYYENFLETVLPVAEEAGVRMALHPVDPPVIEELGGIPRLFRNAENFERAMELVPSDNHGLKLCLGCFSQMGEDVTEVLRRFGAEDDIVFIHFRDVVGTVPRFHETFVDEGNFDTVEAVRVLEEIGYDGVVIPDHVPRMTGDDDWRHRARSFTIGYLRGVVDAVESEA; this is translated from the coding sequence ATGGCTCGCCAGCCCACGCAGGAGACCGTGAAGCCGGGCGTCCGTGTCGGTGTACGAACCCGAAGCCTCTCGCCCGATCGATTGGGGTTCATCCGCCAGCTCGGTGCGACGGACGTCTTCGTCGACCACGCCGACACCGAGGAAGAGCCCGACGACTTCAACGACCGCGACGGCACCGCCACCCTCGCGGTCGGCCGGGATTCGATCCCGTCGGTCGAGGAACTCACCGCGGCGCGCGAGCGGATCGAGGACGCCGACCTCCGCTTGACGGGGATCCAGTCGCTGCCGTACTCGCTCTACGGCGACATCATGTTCGACCGCGACGGGAAGGAGGAGGCCCTCGACCAGATCACGACGCTCGTCGAGAACCTCGGCGAGGCGGGGGTCCCGATCCTCGGCTATCAGTGGAATCCACGGGGCGTGGTGCCGATGCGAACCGAATCGGTCGAACTTCGCGGGGGAGCGGACGGCACCGGGTTCGACCTCGACGAGCTGGAGGGCTTCGACGACACCGACGGCCTGGCTCCCGGCCTCGATAGGGCCTACACCGAGGAGGAGTTCTGGGAGTACTACGAGAACTTCCTCGAAACCGTGCTTCCGGTGGCGGAGGAGGCCGGCGTCCGCATGGCGCTCCACCCCGTCGACCCGCCCGTCATCGAGGAACTCGGTGGGATCCCTCGACTCTTCCGCAACGCCGAGAACTTCGAGAGAGCGATGGAGCTCGTCCCGAGCGACAACCACGGCCTCAAACTCTGCCTCGGCTGCTTCTCACAGATGGGCGAGGACGTGACTGAAGTGCTGCGGCGGTTCGGAGCGGAGGACGACATCGTCTTCATCCACTTCCGGGACGTGGTCGGGACGGTCCCGCGCTTCCACGAGACGTTCGTCGACGAGGGCAACTTCGACACCGTCGAGGCGGTCCGCGTGCTCGAAGAGATCGGCTACGACGGGGTCGTCATCCCGGACCACGTTCCCCGGATGACCGGCGACGACGACTGGCGACACCGCGCCCGGAGCTTCACGATCGGCTACCTCCGCGGGGTCGTCGACGCGGTCGAGTCGGAAGCATAG
- a CDS encoding dihydrodipicolinate synthase family protein produces MPLSPAEVRESLRGVATGVLTPFDADQGIEYEKIAENVESLSDAGVGVFLAAANISEYHTLSVDERIAVTEAAVDALPSSACVLAGVGGNLAEARELVAAYDRIGVDALMVMPPDFTYIHEQGLLRYYEKLSANTETPLVPYVRGFEPSVSYLDDLTRVDGLVGIKYAIPDAVKLGAGVEAGADDVVWVDGLAEPHAPSFWVEGAEGFSAGVSNFRPEIGLALLDALTEEDWGRARALKNACLPYQNFRTETGRNNEIPDAISVPAVKKGLELAGLHGGNVRDPIRPLSSEDEARAEELYTHLDDDIARLVE; encoded by the coding sequence ATGCCACTCTCACCGGCCGAGGTTCGTGAGTCCCTGCGCGGCGTCGCCACCGGCGTGCTCACGCCGTTCGATGCGGACCAGGGGATCGAGTACGAGAAGATCGCCGAGAACGTCGAGAGCCTCTCGGATGCGGGCGTCGGGGTATTCCTCGCGGCGGCCAACATCAGCGAGTACCACACCCTCTCGGTGGACGAACGGATCGCCGTCACGGAGGCCGCCGTCGACGCGCTCCCCTCCTCGGCCTGTGTGCTCGCCGGCGTCGGCGGCAACCTCGCCGAGGCTCGCGAACTCGTCGCGGCCTACGACCGGATCGGGGTCGACGCTCTGATGGTGATGCCGCCGGATTTCACCTACATCCACGAGCAGGGCCTGCTCCGGTACTACGAGAAACTCTCGGCGAACACGGAGACCCCGCTCGTGCCCTACGTCCGCGGGTTCGAGCCGTCGGTGAGCTACCTCGACGACCTCACCAGAGTCGACGGTCTCGTCGGGATCAAGTACGCGATCCCCGACGCCGTGAAACTCGGGGCGGGCGTCGAGGCGGGCGCGGACGACGTGGTCTGGGTCGACGGGCTCGCCGAACCCCACGCGCCCTCGTTCTGGGTCGAGGGGGCCGAGGGTTTCTCGGCGGGCGTGAGCAACTTCCGACCCGAGATCGGGCTCGCGCTGCTCGACGCGCTCACCGAGGAGGACTGGGGCCGCGCGCGGGCGCTGAAGAACGCCTGCCTTCCCTACCAGAACTTCCGGACCGAAACCGGGCGAAACAACGAGATCCCCGACGCGATCAGCGTGCCCGCGGTGAAGAAGGGCCTCGAACTCGCAGGCCTCCACGGCGGGAACGTCCGCGACCCGATCCGACCGCTTTCGTCCGAGGACGAAGCGCGCGCGGAGGAACTCTACACCCACCTCGACGACGATATCGCCCGACTCGTCGAATAG
- a CDS encoding IclR family transcriptional regulator: MSNQTRRTVEAVRTTCEILDILQARGRAGVTEVADEVGMAKGAVHRHLTTLDECEYVVNDDGEYRLSLRYLDMANRVKELVGNYDVIANELQRLARETGEIAQFATEEHGWVTYVYKADDESDVQTASAAGKREYMHSTSLGKTMLARMADERVDAILDDHGTPAKTANTLTDRSAFFDHLDGIRERGYALDDEENIEGLCCMAMPVTDAAGEVFGAVSLSGPVSRMTADRIEGELVEALTRTTNVIEINTKFA; this comes from the coding sequence ATGTCGAACCAAACGCGGCGAACGGTCGAGGCGGTTCGGACCACCTGCGAGATCCTCGACATCCTTCAAGCACGAGGCCGTGCGGGCGTCACCGAGGTCGCCGACGAGGTCGGAATGGCAAAGGGGGCGGTCCACCGCCACCTCACCACCCTCGACGAGTGCGAGTACGTAGTGAACGACGACGGCGAGTACCGCCTCAGCCTCAGATACCTCGACATGGCGAACCGGGTGAAGGAGCTCGTCGGGAACTACGACGTGATCGCCAACGAGCTCCAGCGGCTCGCGCGCGAGACCGGGGAGATCGCCCAGTTCGCGACCGAGGAACACGGCTGGGTGACCTACGTCTACAAGGCCGACGACGAGAGCGACGTCCAGACGGCGTCGGCGGCGGGCAAACGCGAGTACATGCACTCGACCTCGCTCGGGAAGACCATGCTCGCCCGGATGGCCGACGAGCGGGTCGACGCGATCCTCGACGACCACGGGACGCCCGCGAAGACCGCCAACACCCTCACCGACCGTTCGGCGTTCTTCGACCACCTCGACGGGATCCGCGAGCGGGGCTACGCGCTCGACGACGAGGAGAACATCGAGGGCCTGTGCTGTATGGCGATGCCCGTCACCGATGCGGCGGGCGAGGTCTTCGGTGCGGTCAGCCTCTCGGGGCCCGTAAGCCGGATGACGGCCGACCGGATCGAGGGCGAACTCGTGGAGGCGCTCACGCGCACGACGAACGTCATCGAGATCAACACCAAGTTCGCCTGA
- a CDS encoding thiamine pyrophosphate-binding protein translates to MTVSEVLVDRLLARGVDTFFGVPGTQTLPLNEVVDRRDDLRFVCARHETAVTHEAWGYAEACGTPAATVVIPGPGDLHAANGLRNALNDCTPMVHLSIETEPAVRGKGGIHETPPDTYDNLVKENVLVETPESVAAEVERAVEVATTHPKGPVRVGIPKNFLRLETPQATVGAHGPADPPGVSPEAIEDVADRLRSAANPVVIGGNGVRAAEATDELRLVAESLDAPVASTYKAKGVIPEDHDLYADIMSSGSTAALDECFRASDVALAVGTDFDAVTTQHWSYDLPDELVHVTMDASDFGSGYEPSVALLADAKKALTALADELGSDARTPGRAGAERTGAERAGAVRAAKADRLAELAVDEAPFTSASVLGTLRETLPRTTVATGDSGGFRLWAAVAFEAYDHREYVHNGSWASMGCGLPAAIGAKVAEPDKPVVSLIGDGGLFMCLHELHTAVAEDVPVIVVVANNNDYAIISAEAGREYELAADEYAWAGSPASFSGVADALGMPSSVVETTAELITAVEEALDRDAPTLIEVPTAQDEPQAGSWLSADE, encoded by the coding sequence ATGACCGTCAGCGAGGTACTCGTCGACCGGCTGCTCGCTCGTGGCGTCGATACGTTCTTCGGCGTCCCGGGGACCCAGACGCTCCCGCTCAACGAGGTGGTCGACCGGCGCGACGACCTCCGGTTCGTCTGTGCTCGTCACGAGACCGCCGTCACCCACGAGGCCTGGGGCTACGCCGAGGCGTGCGGCACGCCCGCCGCGACCGTCGTGATCCCCGGCCCGGGCGACCTCCACGCCGCGAACGGGCTCCGGAACGCGCTCAACGACTGCACCCCGATGGTCCACCTCTCGATCGAGACCGAACCCGCGGTGCGCGGCAAGGGCGGCATCCACGAGACCCCGCCGGACACCTACGACAACCTCGTGAAGGAGAACGTGCTGGTCGAGACCCCGGAGTCGGTCGCCGCCGAGGTCGAACGCGCCGTCGAGGTCGCCACCACCCATCCGAAGGGTCCGGTTCGGGTGGGGATCCCGAAGAACTTCCTGCGGCTGGAGACGCCGCAGGCCACAGTGGGGGCCCACGGACCGGCCGATCCGCCGGGGGTCAGCCCGGAGGCGATCGAGGACGTCGCCGACCGCCTCCGCTCGGCCGCGAACCCCGTCGTGATCGGCGGCAACGGGGTTCGCGCTGCCGAGGCGACCGACGAACTTCGGCTGGTTGCGGAGTCGCTCGACGCGCCGGTCGCCTCGACCTACAAGGCGAAGGGCGTGATCCCCGAGGACCACGACCTCTACGCGGACATCATGTCGAGCGGGTCGACGGCTGCGCTCGACGAGTGCTTCCGGGCGTCGGACGTGGCGCTCGCGGTCGGCACCGACTTCGACGCCGTCACCACCCAGCACTGGTCGTACGACCTCCCCGACGAGCTCGTTCACGTCACGATGGACGCGAGTGACTTCGGCTCGGGCTACGAGCCCTCGGTCGCGCTGCTCGCCGACGCGAAGAAGGCGCTCACGGCGCTCGCCGACGAACTGGGGTCCGATGCTCGAACCCCTGGACGGGCCGGTGCCGAGCGAACGGGGGCCGAACGCGCGGGGGCGGTCCGTGCGGCGAAGGCCGACCGGCTCGCGGAGCTCGCGGTCGACGAAGCGCCCTTCACCTCCGCGAGCGTGCTCGGGACCCTCCGGGAGACGCTGCCCCGAACCACCGTCGCGACCGGCGATTCGGGTGGCTTCCGGCTCTGGGCCGCGGTGGCCTTCGAGGCCTACGACCACCGCGAGTACGTCCACAACGGCTCGTGGGCCTCGATGGGCTGTGGGCTCCCGGCCGCGATCGGCGCGAAGGTCGCGGAACCCGACAAACCCGTCGTCTCGCTGATCGGCGACGGCGGGCTGTTCATGTGTCTCCACGAGCTTCACACCGCGGTCGCCGAGGACGTTCCCGTGATCGTCGTGGTGGCGAACAACAACGACTACGCGATCATCAGCGCCGAGGCCGGGCGGGAGTACGAACTCGCCGCCGACGAGTACGCCTGGGCGGGCTCGCCGGCCTCGTTCTCGGGGGTCGCCGACGCCCTCGGCATGCCGTCGTCCGTCGTCGAGACCACTGCGGAACTGATCACTGCCGTCGAGGAGGCGCTCGACCGCGACGCGCCGACCCTGATCGAGGTCCCCACCGCCCAGGACGAACCCCAGGCGGGGTCGTGGCTCTCGGCCGACGAGTGA